A window of Paenibacillus polygoni contains these coding sequences:
- the pknB gene encoding Stk1 family PASTA domain-containing Ser/Thr kinase, with protein MIGHQLGGRYEVIERIGGGGMALVYKAQDILLNRNVAIKVLRQQFVHDEEFIRRFRREAQSAASLSHPNVVSIYDVGQEDEIHYIVMEYIEGQNLNEIIKERAPLQVEEAVRIACQIADALDHAHHNQIIHRDIKPHNILIGRNGRVKVTDFGIARAVTSTTITQTGSVVGSVHYFSPEHAKGVVTGEKSDLYSLGIVLYQMLTGQLPFLGESPISVALKHLQEDFEEPRLLNPLIPQSVENIILKSMRKDPNERYQSALEMQTDLETCLFPDRLQEPKAMFDDEFDIDQTRVIPAIKPEQYAAVNTDTSRIDPEPADHNAKPNKRAKKRATFWVTLTLIVLIALAGVVFYVEKVLVVPNVPVPNVISLDEDAARKLLTDSGLEVDEVIAEYKVGVEPGIVFKQSKPEGSLVKKGSLIDLTIGAEKPQEQMVDVTGENYEDAVQKLLALNIKNDNQIKKEESFSDAVVGTVISQSIAPGAEFDPDTAEIILTVSKGPELILMPDLINKSRSEAVKLIEDNNLKLAEIKEESSFQVEKGKVTQQWPVDAGSSIAPGTEITIYVSTGYSPETIEYTFAFLIAPSEEGKNSKVRVVYTDARGENQEWGTQTINKAQTFSVPLVLAPNRDGYVTVYRDGELVETYKVGYFDAKNGNVEIPEIKSNAVPEEGGGGDEGPGTPAKEPEKNADKGNGNGNGNGNGNSNGNGNKNNSEKNDNKGNNGENGNNKNDDQGDGQGDEDPSDNEDGDE; from the coding sequence ATGATCGGACATCAGCTTGGCGGTCGTTATGAAGTGATAGAACGCATTGGCGGGGGCGGCATGGCCTTGGTTTATAAGGCTCAAGATATTCTGCTGAACCGTAATGTTGCAATCAAAGTTCTTCGCCAACAGTTTGTACATGATGAAGAATTTATTAGACGTTTTCGTAGAGAAGCCCAGTCCGCTGCTTCTTTATCCCACCCGAATGTGGTCAGTATTTATGATGTGGGGCAAGAAGACGAAATTCATTACATTGTTATGGAATATATTGAAGGACAGAACTTAAACGAGATTATTAAAGAACGTGCGCCGCTGCAAGTAGAGGAAGCGGTAAGAATCGCTTGCCAAATTGCGGATGCACTGGATCATGCACATCATAATCAGATTATTCATCGGGATATTAAGCCGCATAATATTTTGATAGGCAGAAACGGCCGGGTAAAAGTGACAGACTTTGGAATTGCTCGGGCAGTAACGTCTACGACAATAACGCAAACCGGTTCTGTCGTAGGTTCGGTGCATTATTTTTCACCTGAACATGCTAAAGGGGTAGTGACGGGTGAAAAATCCGATCTATACTCTCTTGGTATTGTTCTATACCAAATGCTCACAGGACAGCTTCCTTTCTTAGGGGAAAGTCCGATCAGTGTGGCCCTTAAACATCTTCAAGAAGATTTTGAGGAACCGAGACTTCTGAATCCGCTGATTCCGCAAAGTGTTGAGAATATTATACTCAAATCGATGCGTAAAGATCCCAATGAGCGATATCAATCGGCTCTTGAGATGCAGACCGATCTTGAGACTTGTTTGTTTCCTGATCGGCTTCAGGAACCGAAGGCGATGTTTGACGATGAGTTTGATATTGATCAAACGCGAGTCATTCCAGCTATTAAACCAGAACAGTATGCTGCTGTAAACACAGATACATCTAGGATTGATCCGGAACCTGCTGATCACAATGCAAAGCCAAATAAGAGAGCTAAGAAACGGGCAACTTTTTGGGTAACTTTAACTCTCATTGTCCTTATCGCTCTCGCTGGAGTCGTCTTTTATGTAGAGAAAGTGCTAGTTGTTCCGAATGTACCTGTTCCGAATGTCATTTCTTTAGACGAAGATGCGGCGAGAAAGCTTCTTACGGACAGTGGACTCGAAGTCGATGAAGTCATTGCAGAATACAAAGTGGGAGTCGAACCTGGAATTGTATTTAAACAGAGTAAACCAGAAGGCAGTCTTGTTAAAAAAGGTTCCTTAATTGACCTAACTATAGGTGCTGAGAAGCCCCAAGAACAAATGGTGGATGTAACGGGTGAAAACTACGAAGACGCTGTTCAAAAGCTGCTGGCTCTTAATATAAAAAATGATAATCAGATCAAAAAAGAAGAAAGTTTCAGTGATGCGGTTGTAGGGACAGTCATTAGTCAGTCGATTGCGCCAGGGGCCGAATTTGATCCAGATACTGCTGAAATAATCCTTACCGTCAGCAAAGGCCCAGAACTCATATTAATGCCTGATCTAATTAATAAATCACGTTCTGAAGCAGTTAAACTGATTGAAGATAACAATTTAAAACTTGCTGAAATCAAGGAAGAGTCCAGTTTTCAAGTGGAAAAAGGAAAAGTTACACAGCAGTGGCCAGTAGACGCGGGCTCCTCCATTGCACCAGGTACAGAAATTACAATCTATGTAAGTACCGGGTATTCGCCGGAAACGATTGAATATACGTTCGCTTTCCTTATTGCACCTAGTGAGGAAGGGAAGAACAGTAAAGTTCGAGTCGTGTATACAGATGCTCGAGGGGAAAATCAGGAGTGGGGTACCCAAACGATTAATAAAGCACAGACCTTCTCCGTTCCGCTCGTGCTTGCACCTAATCGGGATGGTTATGTAACGGTTTATCGGGATGGAGAGCTTGTGGAAACCTACAAGGTGGGATACTTTGACGCTAAGAACGGCAATGTAGAAATTCCTGAGATCAAATCGAATGCTGTGCCGGAAGAAGGCGGAGGAGGAGACGAAGGACCGGGTACTCCTGCAAAAGAACCAGAAAAAAATGCCGATAAAGGTAATGGTAACGGCAACGGCAACGGTAATGGCAACAGTAATGGTAATGGTAATAAGAACAATAGTGAGAAGAATGA